gagggtctaatgggtcactttttgccttggggttcacaaagcggaaggcaagcatggcttccagacctcacagttttgctgcaaggtctttgcctgcaagaaccgtttttacccctgtgagaggggttgggagtttgggaCATGCCCActagggaggcctgccacagagaggtcagagcaaaactggggctctttggacaaacgatgacctttgtcgctcaggcccattctggaattccaaggagacagttttgagctccccaattccctggaaattggcattacctttgatggtgctctggatgtcatgatgaTCCAACTCCTTTGCCTTGTGaaagaaaaccttccatgtgaccagctgcagaaatagagatggaaatggtacttttcatgtcaatgtgacaccatatccaaagcagctaagaattgaagatgatccagttggatacaaagttgaggatttCCAAAGATGTagcgtggctcttctgggcactgggcagctagAAGAGACACTGGGAggacccagctctcttctgttcctcctgcccctgctgctgtccccaggggcattcggtgagccccagtggaaacagcctctctccagcaagtatgctgcctggcagcccccgtgtgaccaaagaccactgggaggtcttcttctgaacctggaacttgacaaggggtcccacagaggatgctgaagccgaagatgaagcagaggatgctgaagccatgtccacagcagggtacttacttccacattgggcagtctggccacgtgAGCCAGAGCATCAatgtaggcttctcggcccagagtctGCAGCCGGGGCTTCTCCGAGTTGATGTacttgtggagctcctgtgggttgaaacagcagctcagagtcatcgcacttgcctaaatcatcccttgccatgctactgagagctaagcccggaaggaatttgtcccactacaggaagatcccttggttgctggcccaaaggaatcgaaggatgatctaattccatataaacacccccccccccaataaagttgacaagatcttcaacatttctgaaggttgcttatgggagtgatgttttctctgtcttctcagccagttgactTCTAATAGGGAAATGACCTAGACATATCTTCAGTAAActaagagaatggggtctgctgcctctttctgtcaggccacgttcggatgttggagaggcaaaagtcagaagccccattcacaccttatgttccacactcggaccatgagtggacagtgcacaggtgcagatctggacacaagGACAGGAATTCATTCATgatgttgaatacaggcactgcttgacactccctctctgtaccaggcctgtgaggggcccgtgcccaggttcactttgaaaagaaatgcaactacagtcatgcacacaaaatcacataccagtgttcagacacctgcacacatctaCTAcccgatgtctgaatagggcttccatttcacttaccttcaagatgccaattgtGTCCTGGATAGAGGGGgcatcctccagcagccccctgagcatcttcttgaaggatgccattttctccttcaaggagggaaagagaagataagtcatgagtaggagacacaaccggtcttgagaatacaacattgaaaaatcactcacaatgacagcggtatcacgttttcttcgcaagagaaaaaagcccaagaagaatttacctgggtccctgggtccagttgatccaccccggacaccgccacgtgcaggacggctgcTTTTACATTGAacggcagagctggcttcattttgctggagggagaaagatgatatTTTGTAGTGTGAGAaggactggtgatccagccaatggaagctcctctaaagaagaggaaCATAGCAACCCAGCAAGGTCTGTAATGGGTTCTCCTCTTTTCCCTGAAAAGGTCCAATCCCggtctgggaaggacctgattTGGAGAAGGCCCTAATACTTAACAAATTAAaagctatattttaaaaagggggagatccagttacagatctttcctggtttgccactgccctttctctgtggactATAAGCATACCTGAGTTCCGTAAGAGTGTCCATGGTGAGGCTCAAGAGAAACCCAGGGTCTGGATGCTTCTTgatgtcctccataatttcctggcagagatcaaagagcagaagagagttggtcagtacccacggacttcattgggatagcaccagcctcaaacacacacttttggcagtcaggttttgactgagcctgcgcttggtcatcatcttccattctctgccacatctcactctctagTTCGgcatccacagccttgtctttttcatacgacagcatctcactttcacaggacttggcatccttaataccgtcaataatggacgtcaagaattcagtccagcagaggatgacctgaatattagaagcattgagctgttagagatgaaggactctccgtgccttcctggaaatggagcgggcacccttacttggtgggctgctctcaggtcctttctggggaccccaccccctccatggaatattctgcttctgcctctcagggataatgcagaagtgggaaagggatcagagcagagagtgggagctttcagatcccgtatggggcaaatgcctctcagagaaacgtcctgggctctagggaggaaggcccttttctgaatggatccctacctcagctctttccattttctccactccagtagTCAGATCCCAgtagtcagatctggaagggaagaagagtagGGGGTGAGTGGGTTTAAggactttgattcccatttggaatttaaaaatggggattccctttcttggaattaaggcgggctaccagttcgAGGTTACatcccaagtcagccagcctatatgaataatgagagattagcatctccccaagggaagcgacttctcaccaaaggccttttcattgaGACCCACaggtctgccaggttcccaagcactagctgtctcaccttccccaaagagtcggccccagtcccaaccagggGCACctgctcatcgatggtgactccggatactgccggggagtcccctgtgggagttggaggtggtgctggagtaggctcaatgcggtgtttccatttaaagaacctccctctggggggcttgcccttggcggagtcactggtgggggaggacttaaagatctgcctacagcaaaggcagactcttcgcaacctagaagagagcagggagaaggtgagaatgcgacccttaagcagacattggcaggagttggggccaatggggcagggaaggagtgcagaacagaaggaggggcagcaatacaggtagcccaataggcttccagatggtgcatcatcctccttctggctgaggaattgggtcgagacagctgctccaatgctttggggcagagacctttgacatatggggtgcagttctggtcagcccagctcagccagattatgttagagctggcaaagttgcagagaagaaccatgaacgagctcaggggtgaatggaaaccgtgtaaccaaaaggcagtcctgttttcaggcactgcatgacacttcctagctggaccaggcctgtgaggggcctgtgcccaggttcacttttaaaacaaatgcaactacagtcatgcacacaaaatcacgtaccagtgttcagacacctgcacacatgtactaccgactgtctgaatagggctttcattgcacttaccttcaagatgctgattaagttccagacagagggggcctcctccagcaaagccctgatcatcctctggagcgcctcaatgttcttgttctatggggggcggggagaaaagatcagacatgagtatatgagtgacaaccggtcttgagaatgcaacattgaaaaagcactcatgtttATTGTGGTATTGTGTTTcattccagttgggccaagaaaccaccaggacatatggaagtgggaaagggtgctcacaattaactccgaagaagagcttatacattaaatCCAGGTaaagtaagaaaccacctgtgcagggagtcacaccatttctaacttggtcattcttttggaactctcccgttcagtgtggggtcaaatattcactttccaaagtgttttggtaaccagttcaaacacctggaaccagtttagttacatttcctacagaataatatccaaactcttgagcttgccatgtaactctagaaaaagacaaccatgggacttgacttgagaagaaagcatcatgccagtctttctgaatgaaaccaatgatggaatgatggaacgccatcttctgaactggttaccactacagcgctttgcttcgggttccagttggggccaaccaggagattttcagttgacactgaattctcccttcttcatagaacatattaggacaaagcaaaactgtggcatccttacatagaaaagattcccaagtggtctcaaatgggacaagtagcccgggagtggaagcagcaggagtttgtggcgcaggagaaaaaaagctcaataagaatatccctgcgtccctgggtccagctggttgactctggacacggccacgtgcaggactgctgctattagatgaattggcagagctggcttcatttcactggaggaagaaatcttatatttcatcgtgtgaggaggactggtgatccagcccacggaagctcatctagagcagagcatcatggcaagccagcaagtgttggggaatgtcctgggctgggtggaggaaggccctctactcaatggttcctgacctaagacctggaatggaaaaagaaacagagaggggtgggacaccgtcttttggaatgaaggctggctaccattgattggttacagcacaagtcaataatccatcggtaaGACAGTCGCCTTGCtaccaaatggcaaaacctagcctggctgctggtcaaaactttggggaggaacgaatgctctgtcacccatgtcttggtctgtggagtcacaccagctgactggggatgtggatggtaactgtgcctgttggtgggggctggcgttacagggctgtaaaacagcaataaaaccacaaagaagacattggaaatgtgaatggcaccttgctgacagtgggaaggaaaaggctgaacaatgggaagactagtcctcccagaaaaccaactgagagactagctctcaccagatgtaattttatctggctcagtatggcaatggactgaaatgaccctgacacaattaaaaagaaatcattaaaaaccacctgatttcccaattgctctgtgggttgggtggtgggtagcacccatcatgctcaacccgctctggtgcccccagaagccagAAGAGTGCTCCAAAGAAGTGGGaaagcaaccgaaaaggccctttcccgggtcctagagccccaaacctctcagaaaccagggaccgacaaaagggccatctgagacgatctaaccggaagggatgtaactggaaagggagaggcgggtctgtaggtagacagatgccaagccctgaaaggctttcaaggtcagaaccaggaccttaaattaaactcggaagccaataggcaaccagtgcaatgactgcaggagaggtgttactccatcatattttctggcacccatgggtaggcgagccgctgcattccggacccactgtagc
Above is a window of Hemicordylus capensis ecotype Gifberg chromosome 2, rHemCap1.1.pri, whole genome shotgun sequence DNA encoding:
- the LOC128341519 gene encoding uncharacterized protein LOC128341519 isoform X3 produces the protein MEDIKKHPDPGFLLSLTMDTLTELSKMKPALPFNVKAAVLHVAVSGVDQLDPGTQEKMASFKKMLRGLLEDAPSIQDTIGILKELHKYINSEKPRLQTLGREAYIDALAHVARLPNVELVTWKVFFHKAKELDHHDIQSTIKDGLVFEDFHEKEDLCLIAHLLPFLFNAPKARRIAAWKYYMFLRIHIM
- the LOC128341519 gene encoding uncharacterized protein LOC128341519 isoform X1, producing MVLLCNFASSNIIWLSWADQNCTPYVKGLCPKALEQLSRPNSSARRRMMHHLEAYWATCIAAPPSVLHSFPAPLAPTPANVCLRVAFSPSPCSLLGCEESAFAVGRSLSPPPPVTPPRASPPEGGSLNGNTALSLLQHHLQLPQGTPRQYPESPSMSRCPWLGLGPTLWGRSDYWDLTTGVEKMERAEVILCWTEFLTSIIDGIKDAKSCESEMLSYEKDKAVDAELESEMWQRMEDDDQAQAQSKPDCQKCVFEAGAIPMKSVGTDQLSSAL
- the LOC128341519 gene encoding uncharacterized protein LOC128341519 isoform X2, with product MEDIKKHPDPGFLLSLTMDTLTELSKMKPALPFNVKAAVLHVAVSGVDQLDPGTQEKMASFKKMLRGLLEDAPSIQDTIGILKELHKYINSEKPRLQTLGREAYIDALAHVARLPNVEVSTLLWTWLQHPLLHLRLQHPLWDPLSSSRFRRRPPSGLWSHGGCQAAYLLERGCFHWGSPNAPGDSSRGRRNRRELGPPSVSSSCPVPRRATLHLWKSSTLYPTGSSSILSCFGYGVTLT